The following proteins come from a genomic window of Panicum hallii strain FIL2 chromosome 8, PHallii_v3.1, whole genome shotgun sequence:
- the LOC112902083 gene encoding cytochrome P450 78A5-like: MAMKTELMATMISLIFLAHFTTTAISPSAQPSWLFSLLSISLAMAAVTLPFTVTTRRARGRNNGAAAATIPGPRGWPLVGSLPTVFGPLMHRRLAALTDAHGARRLMSLTLGATPVVISSHPETAREILSGAAFVDRPPKAAARELMFCRAIGFAPAGEYWRRLRRAAGAGMLSPRRLAALEGIRRRVADGMVRRVADQMERSGEVAMRALLQSASLESMAGSVLGLEGGAGSEELGEMVREGYELVGTFNLGDYYYTTLWGPLMDLWAVGPACRRLAARVGGYFGKIIEERRVAGDCQERDDLLSYMLTLPEDERLEDSDVIAVLWEMIFRGVDVVAILMEWAMARIVLHQDIQSKAHKEINAVVGSHPITDSDVSNLHFLQCVVKETLRMHPPGPLLSWARLAVQDTHVGKHVVPAGTTAMVNMWAISHDEAIWGDPWVFRPERFTEQDVSVLGSDLRLAPFGSGRRVCPGRMMGLSTVQLWLGRLLQEYEWLPAKPIKLTECLRLSMEMKKPLLCRAARRGEEAA; this comes from the exons ATGGCCATGAAGACTGAACTAATGGCCACCATGATCTCCTTGATCTTCCTCGCGCACTTCACCACCACCGCCATCAGCCCTAGCGCTCAGCCCTCATGGCTCTTCTCCCTCCTGTCGATCTCCCTAGCCATGGCGGCGGTCACCCTGCCGTTCACCGTCACCACCCGCCGTGCACGAGGTAGGAAcaatggcgccgccgccgccaccatcccGGGGCCGCGGGGGTGGCCGCTGGTCGGCTCCCTGCCCACCGTGTTCGGCCCGCTCATGCACCGCCGCCTGGCGGCGCTGACCGACGCGCACGGCGCGCGCCGCCTGATGTCGCTCACCCTCGGCGCCACGCCTGTGGTGATCAGTAGCCACCCGGAGACGGCGCGCGAGATCTTGTCCGGCGCCGCCTTCGTCGACCGCCCGCCCAAGGCCGCGGCGCGGGAGCTCATGTTCTGCCGCGCCATCGGGTTCGCCCCCGCCGGCGAGTActggcgccgcctccgccgcgccgcgggcgccggcatgctctccccgcgccgcctcgccgcgctTGAGGGCatccgccgccgcgtcgccgaCGGCATGGTCCGGCGCGTCGCGGACCAGATGGAGAGGTCCGGGGAGGTGGCCATGAGGGCCCTGCTCCAGAGCGCCTCCCTTGAGAGCATGGCCGGCAGCGTGCTCGGCCTCGAGGGTGGTGCTGGGAGTGAGGAGCTCGGTGAGATGGTGAGGGAAGGGTATGAGCTCGTGGGCACGTTCAACCTGGGAGACTACTACTACACGACACTGTGGGGCCCGCTGATGGACCTCTGGGCGGTGGGGCCTGCGTGCAGGAGGTTGGCAGCTAGGGTTGGAGGGTATTTTGGGAAGATCATTGAGGAGAGGAGGGTGGCAGGGGACTGCCAGGAGAGGGATGACCTGCTCAGCTACATGCTTACACTGCCAGAGGATGAGAGGTTGGAGGACTCTGATGTGATTGCTGTGCTATGG GAAATGATCTTTCGTGGGGTGGACGTTGTAGCCATACTCATGGAGTGGGCCATGGCCCGCATTGTGCTCCATCAGGACATCCAATCCAAGGCCCACAAGGAGATCAATGCAGTGGTGGGCTCCCATCCCATCACCGACTCGGACGTCTCCAACCTACACTTCCTCCAGTGCGTTGTCAAGGAGACTCTCCGCATGCACCCACCAGGCCCACTCCTATCCTGGGCACGCCTAGCCGTGCAGGACACCCACGTTGGCAAGCACGTCGTGCCTGCAGGGACCACCGCCATGGTGAACatgtgggccatatcccacgACGAGGCTATCTGGGGAGACCCATGGGTGTTTCGGCCTGAGAGGTTTACAGAGCAGGATGTGAGCGTGCTGGGCTCCGACTTGAGGCTAGCGCCATTCGGATCGGGCCGAAGAGTATGTCCTGGCAGGATGATGGGCCTTTCCACGGTGCAACTTTGGCTAGGACGCCTCCTGCAAGAGTACGAGTGGTTGCCGGCGAAGCCCATCAAGCTTACAGAGTGTCTCCGCCTATCTATGGAGATGAAGAAGCCGTTGCTCTGTCGTGCAGCTCGCCGCGGTGAAGAAGCTGCTTGA